In Rhinopithecus roxellana isolate Shanxi Qingling chromosome 16, ASM756505v1, whole genome shotgun sequence, a single genomic region encodes these proteins:
- the TRUB2 gene encoding mitochondrial mRNA pseudouridine synthase TRUB2 isoform X2, which translates to MEGSEEKELTLTATSVPSLVNHPLVCGPAFTHLKVGMGHRLDTQASGVLVLGVGHGCRLLTDMYDAHLTKDYTVRGLLGKATDDFCEDGRLVEKTTYDHVTREKLDRILAMIQGSHQKALVMYSNLDLKTQEAYEMAVRGLIRPMNKSPMLITGIRCLHFAPPEFLLEVQCMHETQKELRKLVHEIGLELKTTAVCSQVRRTRDGFFTLDSALLRTQWDLRNIQDAIQAAAPQVAAELEKSLGPQLDTKQLPSPGWSWESQGPSSTLGLERGAGH; encoded by the exons ATGGAAGGCAGCGAAGAGAAGGAGCTGACCCTCACAGCCACCAGTGTACCCTCTCTAGTCAACCATCCACTGG TATGTGGACCAGCATTCACCCATCTCAAGGTTGGCATGGGACATCGGCTGGATACCCAGGCTTCTGGAGTACTTG TGCTCGGCGTGGGACATGGATGCAGGCTCCTCACCGATATGTACGATGCTCATCTCACCAAG GATTACACAGTGCGTGGCCTCCTTGGCAAAGCTACAGATGACTTCTGTGAGGATGGGAGGCTGGTAGAGAAGACAACCTATG ATCACGTGACCAGAGAGAAGCTGGACCGCATTCTGGCCATGATCCAAGGCTCCCATCAGAAGGCCCTGGTGAT GTACTCCAACCTCGACCTGAAGACCCAGGAAGCCTATGAGATGGCTGTGAGAGGCCTGATCCGGCCCATGAACAAGTCCCCAATGCTGATAACTGGCATCCGATGCCTCCACTTTGCACCTCCGGAATTCCTCTTAG AGGTGCAGTGCATGCATGAGACGCAGAAAGAGCTGCGAAAGTTGGTTCATGAAATCGGCCTGGAGCTAAAGACCACCGCTGTCTGCTCCCAAGTGCGGCGCACGCGCGACGGCTTCTTCACGCTTGACAGTGCCCTCCTGAGGACCCAGTGGGACCTGCGCAATATCCAGGATGCTATCCAGGCTGCTGCCCCCCAGGTAGCTGCAGAGCTGGAGAAGAGCTTGGGCCCGCAACTGGACACCAAGCAGCTCCCCAGTCCGGGATGGTCCTGGGAATCCCAGGGCCCAAGCTCTACCTTGGGGCTGGAGAGGGGTGCGGGGCACTGA
- the TRUB2 gene encoding mitochondrial mRNA pseudouridine synthase TRUB2 isoform X1 produces MGSAGLSRLHGLFAVYKPPGLKWKHLRDTVELQLLKGLNAGKPPTPKQRVRFLLGPMEGSEEKELTLTATSVPSLVNHPLVCGPAFTHLKVGMGHRLDTQASGVLVLGVGHGCRLLTDMYDAHLTKDYTVRGLLGKATDDFCEDGRLVEKTTYDHVTREKLDRILAMIQGSHQKALVMYSNLDLKTQEAYEMAVRGLIRPMNKSPMLITGIRCLHFAPPEFLLEVQCMHETQKELRKLVHEIGLELKTTAVCSQVRRTRDGFFTLDSALLRTQWDLRNIQDAIQAAAPQVAAELEKSLGPQLDTKQLPSPGWSWESQGPSSTLGLERGAGH; encoded by the exons ATGGGGTCTGCTGGCTTGTCGCGACTGCACGGGCTTTTCGCGGTCTATAAGCCCCCGGGGCTAAAATGGAAGCACCTGCGGGATACAGTGGAGCTACAACTTCTGAAGG GTCTCAATGCCGGGAAGCCTCCCACCCCTAAACAGCGTGTTCGCTTCTTGCTGGGCCCCATGGAAGGCAGCGAAGAGAAGGAGCTGACCCTCACAGCCACCAGTGTACCCTCTCTAGTCAACCATCCACTGG TATGTGGACCAGCATTCACCCATCTCAAGGTTGGCATGGGACATCGGCTGGATACCCAGGCTTCTGGAGTACTTG TGCTCGGCGTGGGACATGGATGCAGGCTCCTCACCGATATGTACGATGCTCATCTCACCAAG GATTACACAGTGCGTGGCCTCCTTGGCAAAGCTACAGATGACTTCTGTGAGGATGGGAGGCTGGTAGAGAAGACAACCTATG ATCACGTGACCAGAGAGAAGCTGGACCGCATTCTGGCCATGATCCAAGGCTCCCATCAGAAGGCCCTGGTGAT GTACTCCAACCTCGACCTGAAGACCCAGGAAGCCTATGAGATGGCTGTGAGAGGCCTGATCCGGCCCATGAACAAGTCCCCAATGCTGATAACTGGCATCCGATGCCTCCACTTTGCACCTCCGGAATTCCTCTTAG AGGTGCAGTGCATGCATGAGACGCAGAAAGAGCTGCGAAAGTTGGTTCATGAAATCGGCCTGGAGCTAAAGACCACCGCTGTCTGCTCCCAAGTGCGGCGCACGCGCGACGGCTTCTTCACGCTTGACAGTGCCCTCCTGAGGACCCAGTGGGACCTGCGCAATATCCAGGATGCTATCCAGGCTGCTGCCCCCCAGGTAGCTGCAGAGCTGGAGAAGAGCTTGGGCCCGCAACTGGACACCAAGCAGCTCCCCAGTCCGGGATGGTCCTGGGAATCCCAGGGCCCAAGCTCTACCTTGGGGCTGGAGAGGGGTGCGGGGCACTGA
- the COQ4 gene encoding ubiquinone biosynthesis protein COQ4 homolog, mitochondrial isoform X2, which yields MATLVRLVLRRLRGLRGLPGLPRLAAEMPLRARSDGAGPLYSHHIPTTPLQKALLAAGSAAMALYDPYRHGSVPGYPRPPSTWASSKACQKAPWVASISVSWM from the exons ATGGCGACTCTGGTGCGGCTTGTCCTGCGCCGGCTCCGCGGGCTCCGCGGGCTTCCCGGCCTCCCGCGGCTTGCGGCAG AAATGCCTCTCCGGGCCAGGAGCGACGGCGCCGGGCCGCTGTACTCGCACCACATCCCCACCACCCCGCTGCAGAAAGCGCTGCTCGCCGCCGGCTCCGCGGCGATGGCGCTGTATGACCCCTACCGCCACG GGAGCGTCCCCGGATATCCACGTCCACCCTCGACCTGGGCAAGCTCCAAAGCCTGCCAGAAGGCTCCCTGGGTCGCGAGTATCTCCGTTTCCTGGATGTGA